From the Manis javanica isolate MJ-LG chromosome 11, MJ_LKY, whole genome shotgun sequence genome, one window contains:
- the PLAAT3 gene encoding phospholipase A and acyltransferase 3, giving the protein MHASLPEPKIGDLIEIFHPFYRHWAIYIGDGYVVHLAPPAESAGAGVASMKSVLTEKAMVKKELLHDVVGKDKYQVNNKHDDKYLPLPPGKIVQCAEKLVGQELPYSLSGQNCEHFVNELRYGVHRSDQVRDAVMAAGIAGVGLAAVGLVGVMLSRNKREKQ; this is encoded by the exons ATGCACGCGTCCCTT CCGGAGCCCAAGATTGGAGACCTGATTGAGATTTTCCACCCGTTCTACAGACACTGGGCCATCTACATTGGTGACGGATATGTGGTCCACCTGGCCCCTCCTG CTGAAAGTGCAGGAGCTGGTGTAGCCAGCATGAAATCTGTCCTGACTGAGAAGGCGATGGTGAAGAAGGAACTGCTGCATGATGTGGttgggaaagacaagtaccaggtCAATAACAAACACGATGACAAGTACTTGCCACTGCCTCCTGGCAAAATTGTCCAGTGTGCAGAGAAGTTGGTGGGGCAGGAGTTGCCCTATTCGCTGTCTGGCCAGAACTGTGAGCACTTTGTGAATGAACTGCGATATGGAGTCCACCGCAGTGACCAG GTCAGAGATGCTGTCATGGCAGCTGGCATCGCAGGAGTAGGCTTGGCAGCTGTGGGCCTCGTTGGAGTTATGCTGTCAAGAAACAAGCGAGAAAAGCAATAG